The Rhizobium viscosum genomic sequence AAACCGGTAATCTCAATTGAAAAGCAGGCGTTCGCGGCCGATATTGACTTCATAAAACAATCATCTCCATAGCAGCAAGATGCAAAGCGTCATCGCAATCGAAATCCTTTGCACCAAAGTCGAGCTGAGCCTCAGAAAGCGAGAGCAAGATGTCATTGCTGAAGTTTTTCTTAAGCCAATCGGACCCTGCTGCCAGGGTCTCGCAAAGCGAATATGATGGAGATGAAGATCTTCTCGATCATCCCGACATCGCCGCCATGTCGCAGCGGGAGCTTGCGGACCTGCCTCTGCCGCCACCCGCGCCCAAACGCCCTCTGCAACGACAACTAGAGAAATACACTTGAATATATGATAGGTTTCCGCCGGGAACATTCAGGGCGGATAAGATGACGGAGAGCGTGAACAGCATTCTGGCGCGGTTGAAGCGGCTGGCAAAGGAGGCGGGACTCCCCGGCATCGAGGAAAGTACATCCTATGGCAACCTGGCGCTGAAGGTCGGGGGCAAAAGTTTCGTCGCGGTCAAGGACGACGAAACGGTGGTCATCTCGATCCCGATCGATCACAAGGAACACCTGCTGACGATGGCGCCCGACATCTACTTTCAGACGAACCATTATGTCGGCTGGCCGCATCTGCCGGTCCGGATCGCCGCTATTGGCGACGATGAGCTCAAGCAGCGGCTGATCGACGCCTGGACGTACCGGGCGCCAAAGAAGTTGATTTCGGCCTACCGCGCTTAGGCTTTTTCGCGTGCCAATGCTCGCTGGACGGCCGGGCGCTCCAGCATGCGGGCATAGTGTTCGCTTACCCTGGGGAAGCGCGTGGGATCGACGCCATCGGATGGCAGCCAGCTCGTCATGACGAAGAGATAGGGATCGGCGACCGTATAGTTGTCACCCATCACCCATGGTCCCCTGAACATGGCTGCCTCGATCAGCTCGAAGCTTTCGCCCATGGTCTGCGGCACCTTGGCCTTCATGGATTCCAGCGCGGCTTCATCATCGGCCCAGCGGGAGCCGCGCGGGCGGTGGGCATGGTTCACATGCACGGTGGAAGAGATATACCCGTTGAAAGCCTGCAGCCGGGCAAACTCGAACGGGTCGTCGAGCGGCGCGAGCTTGGCGGCGGGCGCCATCTGGGCGATATAGGCGAGGATCGCCGTCGACTCGGTCAGCACGCCGCGGTCGGTCGCAAGTGCGGGAACGCGGCCCTTCGGATTGATCTTCAGATAGGCTTCCGAGCGCTGCTCGTTCTCCCGCGTATTGACCTTCTTCGTATCGAAGGAAAGGCCGGATTCCTCCAGGGCGATGAGGCTTGCAAGCGCGCAGGTTCCCGGTGCGAAATAGAGTGTGAGCATGGTGAGACTCCCCTTTCGGGGAGCCTTATAGCGCGAGTTTCAGGACCGGCGAAAGACGCCAGGGGCGCTTTCTCTTATCCCTGTCGGGAAGACGAGGCAGGGCCTCAAGCGCAACCCGGCACGTCCTCCAGCCGATACCAGACGGGAATGCCGCGCTCGGTGGCGATGCGCACGTCATTATCGGCACCCTTGGAATCGCCCGGCAGGCGCAGAACGCCCTCGCAAAGCTGCAGCAGCCTGCCTGCGACCGGATGGAAGATTTCCTCGTAGAGATCGTCACCCACCGATTTGCCGCCGGCGGCATGCCAGATCGGCAAGGCCACCCATTCGCCGATCATCGGCACATGGCCTGCCTTGAAGAGCGCGTGCGACGGCGCCTCGAGGCGCTTGAGATTGGCAGCCATCTTTGTTGGGTCATCGCCCGTTCCGGACCTGTAAGGCCCGGCAATCAAAATCAACATGATCTACTCCATTAACTCCCGGCCTCATGCACGGGATTTCACGAAAATGCATGATATTTCTTGAATGTCGAGTCAATTCGTGCATATTCACGATAGTTCGTAAATTTTCGTGCAGGATCATTCATGCTGACCAGCCAACGCAAAGCCCTCATTCTCGACTTCCTTCGCCGCGACGGGCAGGTGATCGCCAAGCGCGTGGCCGAGGATTTCGAATTGTCGGAAGACACGATCCGCCGTGACCTGCGGGAAATGGCGGCGGAAGGGCTATTGAAGCGCGTGCATGGCGGGGCCTTACCCATTGCTCCTGATCTGCCCGACTTCACAGCCCGCCGCGACGTCGCTTCCGACATCAAGGCGCGGCTCGGCGCGAGAGCGGCGCAGATGGTGAAGGCCGGGCAGATGGTCTTTCTCGACGGTGGCACGACCACGGCGGAAATTGCCCGTCACCTGCCACGTGACATTGCCTTCACGATCGCCACCCACAGCCCGACGATCGCCGCCGAGCTGGAGCATCACCCGACGGCCGAGGTGATCCTCTGCGGCGGCAGGCTCTACAAGCATTCCATGGTGGCGACAGGGGCAGCGGCGGTGGCGGCGATCTCGCAACTGCGCCCCGATCTCTTCTTCCTCGGCGTCACGGCGACCCATCCGGTGCATGGACTTTCCACCGGCGATTTCGAGGAAGCGGCAATCAAACGGCATATCGCCCGTTGCTCGGCCGAAACCCATGTCCTGCTAACCGAAGAGAAGTTCGACCTCGTCTCACCCTGCCCAGTGCTTGGAATTTCCGACGTGGCGGGACTGATCGTGCCAGCCGAGATGACAGCCGAACGGCTGAAGCCCTATCGCGATCTCAACGCTACGATCGTGGCAGCGTGATTGCCCTGTGAGACAGAGAACAGCGTGACACTCGACCTACGATTTAACGTGTGATTTCGATGCGGTCGATCGAGTAATCAGAGGCGCCGAGATCATCGGATTGACTGTGCGTGACCAAGAAGTAGCGAAGTTCCTCGATATAATATCCGCTTTCCTTCCAGCTTGTATGGTCGCACTGCAGCGGCCAGGCGCGGCCTTCAAGAGCAGCGTGGACAGTCTTCGCCTCGACCGACCGGCCAATCATGCAGGAGGTTTCTTGAAGCCCGGCTCCTCCCGACATTTCCGTATCGAAGGAAAAGGAGGCATCAGCAGCCCAAGCCGAGACGGTCAATGTCAATGCTGTCGTGATCGTTATCCTCTGGTTTTCCTGAGGGCCGTGTAAGCCCCGCTGGTTGTTTTTGGATTTCAGCTGCACTGGACCCACCTGTTCACGGTCCATGACGAAGCTTGGACTATAGACTTCCCGAACCCGGGTCGTCCCGCTTTTACCTGGTTTGACGACGAGGGTGACCTGGTGGCCAGGTCTTGTGCTGCTCGTCCTCGTAATGCTGG encodes the following:
- a CDS encoding MmcQ/YjbR family DNA-binding protein — translated: MTESVNSILARLKRLAKEAGLPGIEESTSYGNLALKVGGKSFVAVKDDETVVISIPIDHKEHLLTMAPDIYFQTNHYVGWPHLPVRIAAIGDDELKQRLIDAWTYRAPKKLISAYRA
- a CDS encoding glutathione S-transferase family protein; this translates as MLTLYFAPGTCALASLIALEESGLSFDTKKVNTRENEQRSEAYLKINPKGRVPALATDRGVLTESTAILAYIAQMAPAAKLAPLDDPFEFARLQAFNGYISSTVHVNHAHRPRGSRWADDEAALESMKAKVPQTMGESFELIEAAMFRGPWVMGDNYTVADPYLFVMTSWLPSDGVDPTRFPRVSEHYARMLERPAVQRALAREKA
- a CDS encoding DUF4406 domain-containing protein, giving the protein MLILIAGPYRSGTGDDPTKMAANLKRLEAPSHALFKAGHVPMIGEWVALPIWHAAGGKSVGDDLYEEIFHPVAGRLLQLCEGVLRLPGDSKGADNDVRIATERGIPVWYRLEDVPGCA
- a CDS encoding DeoR/GlpR family DNA-binding transcription regulator, with amino-acid sequence MLTSQRKALILDFLRRDGQVIAKRVAEDFELSEDTIRRDLREMAAEGLLKRVHGGALPIAPDLPDFTARRDVASDIKARLGARAAQMVKAGQMVFLDGGTTTAEIARHLPRDIAFTIATHSPTIAAELEHHPTAEVILCGGRLYKHSMVATGAAAVAAISQLRPDLFFLGVTATHPVHGLSTGDFEEAAIKRHIARCSAETHVLLTEEKFDLVSPCPVLGISDVAGLIVPAEMTAERLKPYRDLNATIVAA